In Anaerolineae bacterium, a single genomic region encodes these proteins:
- a CDS encoding amidohydrolase family protein — MRIIDFHVHIFPPEVIKNREKFFRRDRWFEVLYSSPRARMITAEELIQVMDEDGIDAAVAFSFAWSDMGLCRCCNDYVLDVMKRYPGRIYGFVAVQPRAGNEAVREIERCIEGGMRGIGELMPNGQGYALDDEDIMTPIVAAAVAYDVPLMVHTSEPVGHNYRGKGTISPGIVYNFIQHHPELTLVCSHWGGGLPFYELMPKVRERLSRVYYDTAATPFLYDIQIFPIVGELLRYKILFGTDFPLVRPGPFVEQVKNSGLSQRGLERILGENAARLLKIFPGESSEPLDM; from the coding sequence GTGAGGATAATTGACTTCCACGTCCATATTTTCCCTCCTGAGGTGATTAAAAACCGGGAAAAGTTCTTCCGGAGAGATCGGTGGTTTGAGGTGCTTTATTCCAGCCCAAGGGCCAGGATGATTACAGCGGAAGAACTTATCCAAGTGATGGATGAGGATGGGATAGATGCAGCGGTGGCTTTTTCCTTTGCCTGGTCCGATATGGGTTTGTGCCGCTGTTGCAATGACTATGTTCTGGATGTTATGAAGCGTTATCCAGGCCGGATCTATGGCTTTGTTGCTGTCCAGCCGAGGGCTGGGAATGAAGCGGTGCGCGAGATAGAGCGTTGCATAGAGGGCGGGATGAGAGGAATAGGAGAGCTTATGCCCAATGGTCAGGGCTATGCTCTGGATGATGAGGATATAATGACGCCCATAGTAGCGGCGGCCGTGGCCTACGATGTTCCCTTGATGGTCCACACCAGCGAGCCTGTGGGCCACAACTACCGGGGCAAGGGCACCATAAGCCCTGGGATCGTCTATAACTTTATCCAGCACCACCCGGAGCTGACCCTCGTCTGCAGCCACTGGGGTGGTGGTCTTCCCTTCTATGAACTCATGCCCAAAGTGAGGGAAAGGTTGAGCCGCGTTTACTACGATACCGCTGCCACGCCTTTCCTCTATGACATCCAGATATTCCCCATAGTAGGGGAACTTCTGCGCTACAAAATCCTCTTTGGCACTGATTTTCCCCTGGTAAGACCAGGCCCATTTGTAGAACAGGTGAAAAATTCAGGCCTATCCCAGCGAGGTCTTGAACGGATCCTGGGGGAAAATGCAGCAAGGCTTTTAAAGATATTCCCTGGGGAAAGCAGCGAGCCCCTCGATATGTAA
- the gatA gene encoding Asp-tRNA(Asn)/Glu-tRNA(Gln) amidotransferase subunit GatA, producing the protein MDLHHLTIHQAHKLLKEGQVTSFELTEAVLRRIEGVENLVKAYITLTPEQALEQARLADEKIQRYRRAGEDFSPLLGVPISIKDIICTEGIRTTCGSRILENFVPPYDATVVVRLKEAGAVIVGKTNLDEFAMGSSTENSGFFPTRNPWDLERVPGGSSGGSAAAVAAGECFGSLGTDTGGSVRQPAAFCGVTGLKPSYGRVSRFGLIAYASSLDQIGPIVKDVTDAALMLSIIAGHDPKDSTSVDIPVPDYFKALIPEIKGVRVGVPKEYFIEGMEEGVERAIREAIECLEELGAEVVEISLPHTEYALPAYYLIAPAEASANLARYDGVKYGLHLPASDLWDEYRLTRGNGFGPEVKRRIMLGTYALSAGYYDAYYLKAQKVRTLIKKDFDEAFEKVDVIVAPTSPTVAFKLGEKVEDPLKMYLSDVFTIPVNLAGICAISIPCGFSGGLPVGFQIMGPAFGEEIILKVAYAYEQANSWHLRRPPL; encoded by the coding sequence ATGGACCTCCATCATTTGACCATCCATCAGGCGCACAAACTCCTTAAAGAAGGACAGGTAACTTCCTTTGAGCTCACGGAGGCAGTCCTCCGGCGGATTGAGGGGGTGGAAAACCTCGTCAAAGCTTACATAACTTTAACTCCGGAACAGGCTCTGGAGCAGGCTCGCCTCGCCGATGAGAAAATCCAGCGTTACCGTCGGGCTGGGGAAGATTTCAGCCCTCTCCTTGGGGTTCCCATTTCCATAAAGGACATAATATGCACTGAAGGGATTCGTACCACCTGTGGCTCACGCATCCTGGAAAATTTCGTTCCCCCTTACGATGCCACAGTTGTAGTCAGGCTGAAGGAGGCGGGAGCAGTCATAGTGGGTAAGACAAACTTGGACGAGTTTGCAATGGGCTCTTCAACGGAAAACTCAGGCTTTTTCCCCACCCGCAATCCATGGGATCTGGAGAGGGTTCCTGGGGGGTCAAGTGGAGGGAGCGCTGCTGCAGTAGCGGCAGGGGAATGCTTTGGCTCCTTGGGCACCGATACTGGAGGGAGTGTTCGCCAGCCCGCTGCTTTCTGTGGAGTGACAGGCCTTAAGCCATCCTATGGACGGGTCAGCCGTTTCGGCCTTATAGCCTATGCTTCCTCTCTGGACCAGATCGGCCCTATAGTTAAGGACGTTACGGATGCAGCCCTGATGCTTTCCATCATAGCTGGCCACGATCCGAAGGATTCAACTTCTGTTGATATTCCCGTCCCTGATTACTTTAAAGCCCTCATCCCCGAAATAAAGGGGGTCAGAGTGGGGGTGCCGAAGGAATATTTCATTGAAGGGATGGAGGAGGGAGTTGAAAGAGCTATACGCGAAGCCATAGAATGCCTGGAAGAGCTCGGGGCAGAAGTGGTGGAAATAAGTTTGCCTCATACTGAATATGCCCTTCCCGCTTACTACCTCATTGCTCCGGCGGAAGCGTCGGCCAACCTGGCCCGTTACGATGGGGTTAAATACGGGCTTCATTTGCCCGCTTCTGATCTTTGGGATGAATATCGCTTAACCAGGGGCAACGGCTTCGGGCCGGAAGTCAAAAGGCGTATAATGCTGGGAACCTATGCCCTTTCGGCCGGATACTACGATGCTTATTACCTCAAGGCCCAGAAAGTCCGCACCCTTATCAAAAAGGATTTTGACGAAGCCTTTGAGAAAGTTGATGTGATCGTAGCTCCAACCTCCCCTACGGTGGCTTTCAAGCTCGGGGAAAAGGTGGAGGATCCCCTCAAAATGTATCTTTCCGACGTTTTCACTATCCCTGTTAACCTGGCGGGGATATGCGCTATATCCATTCCCTGCGGCTTCTCCGGGGGTTTGCCCGTCGGCTTCCAGATAATGGGGCCCGCCTTCGGCGAGGAGATAATCCTGAAAGTTGCTTACGCTTATGAGCAGGCTAATTCCTGGCATTTGAGGAGGCCACCTCTGTGA
- the gatC gene encoding Asp-tRNA(Asn)/Glu-tRNA(Gln) amidotransferase subunit GatC: MAITKEEVEHIAELAKLYLTEEEKERMQRQLSAILEYFARLQEVDTSAIPPTATVLPLRNVMREDIPGHSFERDKILANAPQKAEGYVKVRAVLE; the protein is encoded by the coding sequence ATGGCCATAACCAAGGAAGAAGTGGAGCACATAGCCGAATTAGCAAAACTTTATCTAACTGAAGAAGAAAAAGAAAGAATGCAGCGGCAGCTTTCGGCTATCCTGGAATACTTTGCCAGGCTTCAGGAAGTGGATACTTCAGCTATACCGCCCACGGCTACGGTTCTCCCTCTACGCAATGTGATGCGCGAGGATATTCCAGGCCATTCTTTTGAAAGGGATAAAATCCTGGCTAATGCCCCTCAAAAGGCTGAGGGCTATGTAAAAGTCAGGGCAGTCTTGGAATAA
- a CDS encoding SufD family Fe-S cluster assembly protein — MSVTYRISTDFEAIVKAYEKAGGKPEVFRSPRIASLVVSGNKVLLVNEIPGIRLESEELPSGVRARVKVEPGVRLEYPVHLCFGLLPKEGEQEIYSQFEIGEGAWVAFVTHCTFPNAVNVRHVMDAEVRVSKGALMHYRESHYHGEHGGTVVLPQAKVIVEEEGRYFSEFVLTSGRVGKLELNYVVDVGPKGVAELVAKAYGYGEDSIIIKETIRLNGERARGLTKARIAVRGKARSEVHGITEGNAPFTRGHLDCIEIVRDEAIANAIPIVLVRDPTAHVTHEAAIGTVDKKGLETLMARGLSEEEAVDIIIKGMLGG, encoded by the coding sequence ATGAGCGTTACTTATAGGATATCTACAGATTTTGAGGCCATAGTGAAAGCTTATGAGAAGGCGGGGGGTAAACCGGAGGTCTTCAGGTCCCCTCGCATTGCCAGCCTTGTGGTAAGTGGCAATAAAGTCCTTCTGGTCAACGAAATCCCTGGAATCCGCCTGGAGTCTGAAGAGCTTCCTTCGGGCGTAAGGGCCAGGGTAAAAGTGGAGCCGGGGGTTCGTCTGGAATATCCGGTGCACCTTTGTTTCGGACTCTTGCCTAAGGAGGGTGAGCAAGAGATTTACTCCCAGTTTGAAATAGGAGAAGGAGCGTGGGTAGCTTTCGTCACCCATTGCACTTTTCCCAATGCTGTGAATGTCAGACACGTTATGGATGCTGAAGTCCGCGTGAGCAAGGGTGCATTGATGCATTATCGCGAGAGCCATTACCACGGCGAACATGGTGGGACAGTAGTCCTGCCGCAAGCAAAGGTTATCGTGGAAGAAGAAGGCCGCTATTTTTCAGAATTTGTCCTGACCTCCGGGCGGGTGGGCAAGTTGGAGCTAAACTATGTAGTGGATGTGGGACCAAAGGGTGTGGCAGAGCTGGTGGCTAAAGCTTACGGTTATGGGGAAGATTCAATCATTATAAAAGAGACCATACGCCTTAACGGGGAAAGAGCCAGGGGGTTAACGAAAGCCCGCATAGCGGTAAGGGGAAAGGCCAGAAGCGAAGTTCACGGCATCACCGAGGGCAATGCCCCCTTCACCCGTGGGCACCTGGATTGCATAGAGATCGTGCGAGATGAAGCCATCGCCAACGCTATTCCGATTGTTTTGGTGAGAGATCCTACCGCTCACGTAACCCATGAGGCAGCTATAGGAACTGTAGATAAAAAGGGGCTTGAGACTCTGATGGCCCGCGGCCTTTCGGAAGAAGAGGCAGTTGATATCATCATAAAGGGTATGCTGGGGGGATAA
- a CDS encoding ABC transporter ATP-binding protein, producing the protein MGEILRVEELWLEREGKEILRGVNLVVEEGTIHCLLGRNGSGKSTLAYTLIGSGGYNPSRGRILFKGQDITGFSITERARLGITLAWQEPARFEGLKVKDYIALGMREPSLPRIEEALKAVALPPAEYMDRFVDESLSGGERKRVELAAVYAMHPKLVILDEPDSGIDVLSLDDIARLIRRMAREGITVILITHRDEMVPVADVASLICGGEIIRTGDPKVVREHYARRCLPCELVEPVETSRDYERYL; encoded by the coding sequence ATGGGGGAAATCCTGAGAGTTGAAGAGTTGTGGCTGGAAAGGGAAGGAAAGGAAATACTGCGGGGGGTTAATCTGGTGGTGGAAGAAGGCACAATCCATTGCCTTTTGGGTCGCAATGGTTCTGGCAAATCGACCTTAGCTTACACCCTTATCGGCTCCGGAGGATACAACCCCTCGCGGGGGAGAATTCTCTTTAAGGGGCAGGACATTACGGGCTTTTCCATCACCGAGAGGGCGAGACTCGGCATAACCCTGGCCTGGCAGGAGCCAGCTCGTTTTGAGGGTTTAAAGGTTAAAGATTACATAGCGCTGGGGATGAGAGAACCATCCCTCCCACGCATTGAAGAGGCACTGAAAGCGGTAGCTCTTCCTCCCGCCGAATACATGGACCGATTTGTGGATGAAAGCCTTTCGGGAGGGGAGCGTAAGCGCGTTGAGCTGGCCGCTGTATACGCCATGCACCCGAAACTGGTTATTCTGGACGAGCCTGACTCGGGCATTGACGTTCTTTCCCTTGATGACATTGCTCGCCTGATACGCCGGATGGCTCGCGAGGGCATCACGGTCATCCTCATAACTCACAGGGATGAAATGGTTCCCGTAGCCGATGTTGCTTCCCTTATATGCGGTGGGGAAATAATCCGCACTGGCGATCCAAAGGTTGTGCGGGAGCACTACGCTCGCCGCTGCCTGCCCTGTGAACTGGTAGAACCTGTGGAGACTTCCAGGGACTATGAGCGTTACTTATAG
- a CDS encoding ABC transporter ATP-binding protein, producing the protein MSFLKLHGVCKAFKTSNGEIQALRGVSFEVEKGEFIAIIGPSGCGKTTLLQIVAGLERPSEGEVLFKGRRVEGWSKERVIIFQEYTLFPWLTVKGNVEFGLRMAGIPPEERKRISCGLIQKVGLAGFENFYPHELSGGMQQRVALARALAVDPELLLMDEPFASVDAITRRQLQRELERIWMEYGKTVLFVTHSIREALTLADRIVVLTPRPGTVKATFTIDIPRPRERYLEELVRWEKGLLEILEDSSVSVAI; encoded by the coding sequence ATGAGTTTTTTGAAACTGCACGGGGTCTGTAAGGCCTTTAAAACGAGCAATGGAGAGATTCAGGCTCTCAGAGGGGTAAGTTTTGAGGTAGAAAAAGGGGAATTCATAGCCATAATCGGCCCTTCAGGATGCGGGAAAACCACCCTGCTGCAGATAGTGGCAGGCTTGGAGAGACCCTCTGAAGGTGAAGTGCTTTTCAAAGGACGCAGAGTTGAAGGGTGGAGCAAAGAGCGTGTCATCATTTTCCAGGAGTATACGCTGTTCCCCTGGTTAACGGTTAAAGGGAACGTGGAATTCGGATTAAGGATGGCGGGCATTCCTCCGGAGGAGCGGAAGCGCATCTCCTGTGGCCTCATCCAGAAGGTTGGGCTTGCGGGATTTGAAAATTTTTACCCTCACGAACTTTCAGGGGGAATGCAGCAGCGGGTGGCTCTTGCACGTGCTCTCGCCGTGGACCCCGAGCTGCTGTTGATGGATGAGCCTTTCGCTTCCGTTGATGCGATAACGAGGAGACAGCTCCAGAGAGAGTTAGAGCGCATATGGATGGAGTACGGCAAAACCGTCCTTTTCGTGACCCACAGCATCCGTGAGGCTCTCACCCTTGCCGACCGCATCGTAGTCTTAACCCCGAGGCCTGGCACAGTTAAGGCCACTTTTACGATAGATATTCCGCGACCTCGGGAGCGCTACCTTGAAGAGCTTGTCCGGTGGGAGAAAGGTCTGCTGGAAATTCTGGAAGATTCCAGCGTTTCCGTCGCAATTTAA